One genomic segment of Impatiens glandulifera chromosome 6, dImpGla2.1, whole genome shotgun sequence includes these proteins:
- the LOC124943705 gene encoding uncharacterized protein LOC124943705 has translation MEYRRQWEAGLKENMKVTLITWQFIYYVSGTTKSSRGLKHQDTVQTIVQTIEGDDVIDCVNINNQLASNHRPKDDNTKDLERDGYNTTGCYDHDCAGFVQIDFSIQLGQPIFPSTLGGQLTFLTIMVYKDDGEDGHWWLYVNGILIGYFPKNLFTSLSEYADRVDFGGEILNKENEGHHTTTQMGNGLYAHENGTSTVSEIKVYDQYRNPVEELHEVFITDSPCYGLLVFGNSICYGGSGYSEICP, from the exons TAACCTTGATAACATGGCAATTCATATACTATGTGTCTGGGACAACAAAGAGTTCAAGGGGTTTGAAGCACCAGGACACTGTTCAAACCATTGTTCAAACCATAGAG GGTGATGATGTGATTGATTGTGTTAACATTAATAATCAACTTGCATCCAACCATCGTCCTAAAGATGATAATACTAAAGATTTAGag AGAGATGGTTACAATACTACAGGTTGTTATGACCATGATTGCGCTGGATTTGTACAAATTGATTTCAGCATTCAGCTTGGTCAACCCATTTTTCCTTCCACTCTTGGAGGGCAATTAACTTTCCTAACAATTATGGTCTACAAG GATGATGGTGAGGATGGACACTGGTGGCTATATGTAAATGGTATTCTCATAGGATATTTTCCTAAGAATCTCTTCACTTCATTGAGTGAATATGCTGATAGAGTGGATTTTGGTGGAGAGATTCTTAATAAGGAAAATGAAGGTCACCACACAACTACTCAAATGGGAAATGGACTATATGCCCATGAAAATGGAACAAGTACTGTATCTGAAATTAAAGTTTATGACCAATACCGAAATCCAGTTGAAGAATTGCATGAAGTTTTTATCACAGATAGTCCATGTTATGGTTTACTTGTTTTTGGTAATTCTATATGTTACGGAGGATCCGGTTATTCTGAAATCTGtccttaa